TACCGAGATGGCCTCGGCCACGCCCAACGTGGAAAGCCTCTTCGATGTGAACGACCAGTGTTTCGCATCGGTAAGCCAGATCATCGACCTGTCGTTCTCGATTCCCTCGCTCGGTTCGATCCTGTCCTCGGCGCAGGACGCGGTTCTGAAATACGCGCAGAAGAAGGTGTGCAGCACCGTGGGCAAGGTGTCCGGCATGGTCACGTCGCCCATCAATCAAGCCATCGGGCAGTGGAACACCTTGGGCCAGCAGTTCACCGACATCAACGGCATGGCCAACAGCGCCGTGGGCGGCTCGATGAGCACGCTCGATCCCCAGCTCGGCAGCAGCTACAAGCCCGCCTCGGCCGCGACCAGCTACAGCGTCAACGCCAACACCTTCGGCGCGAACCAGACCGTGTTCAGCAGCGGCGGCACGCAGCAAGGCGCACAAGCCGCGCCCGCGACCTCGGCACAGCCGCAGGCCAGCCAGCAGGCTCAACCCACACCGACCGAACCCCAGAGCTTCACGAGCTGGGCGGCTGGTCTTTTCAACTGAGGAAGAGAGATGCGCAAGCCGCTCGTTCTGACCCTTGCGCTGGCGATCAGCGGCAGCGCATTCGCTGACACCTGCATGGTGTCGCCCACCTCGAAGGAGCAAGTCTCCGGCCGCTTCGGCAAGTTCCGTGAAGGCGGTGCCGCCAACTTCGGCTCGGGCAACGCCAAGCCGCACATGCACGATGGCCTCGACTTCTCGACCAGCGGACAAACCGCCCCGCTCTATGCCACCTCGGCGGGCACTGTGACGTGGGCCAAGCTGCGCGGCAGCGCGGGCAACACCGTGGTCATCAAGCGCGACAACGGGCAGACGGCCGTGTACTACCACCTGTCCTACATCAGCGTGAAGGAAGGCGACAAGGTGCAGGCCGGACAAGAGATCGGCCGCGCTGGAAGTACCGGCATGAAACCGGGGGGCGCAGTCCACTTGCACTTCATTTATGGCGTGCCGAACTCGGACGATGCCCGCGCCAAGACCTTCTCGGCCGACGCCAACAAGAACCCGACGTTCAACCCGGCACAGCTCCCCAACGCCATCACCAAACAGAACAGCGCGTTCAATTACGCCACTGACCCGTCGCCCTACTTCTGCAAGACATTCCCCATCCAGAACGACGGCCTGTACCCCGTGCTGGGCAGCGACACGATGGCGCAGTACAACAAGTTGTTTGGCGCGGCCCCGCCGATGGGCGTGCCACCGACCACCCAGTTCGACCCGGTGCAGGTGGCCGCAGCCAACGGGGACGCCTTGCAGGCCACAGCCAAGGGCGCGACCTCGATTGCCAGCGTGCTCAACGACGCAGACGGCTACGGCTCACTGCCCTCCCCACCCATTGGTGACTTTGAAACCATGTCGCCCGCCGAGATGATGAGCACGGAAGCCATGCGCCGCTTCGCCGATTCCGAGTGGAACAAGTCCATCACGCAGGTGAGCAGCCGCGCCCTGTGGGTGGACTACCTGCGCGCTCAGGGTGTTTCAGCTCAGCTCAACGCAGCCATCCGGCAGAAGAAAGAGCGCATGGAAGCCCTTTTGGCGCTCTACACGAGCCAGAAGCTCGCTGTGAAGCGGCAGCAAGTGGACGCTGCCCGCGACCGCGCGCAGCGCGCAGACGTTCAGCGCTCGATTCAGTGACATCCGAGGACGCGACCATGATCCTCTTCTTCGACTTCGAGCGGCTGCTGCATGGGCAGACCATCGGCGACATCGGGCCTGCTGCCCGGCTCGCCAAGGTGCTAATGCCCTACCCGCAAGTGGATCTCGTCCTGACGCGGTGGCGGATCGGGTCGATGCGATCCGTCGATGACGTGCGCGGCCTCGTGCCCGAACTGGGCGACCGCATCAACGACGTGGCGCACCGGCCGGTGCGCTCG
This DNA window, taken from Brachymonas denitrificans, encodes the following:
- a CDS encoding M23 family metallopeptidase, with the translated sequence MRKPLVLTLALAISGSAFADTCMVSPTSKEQVSGRFGKFREGGAANFGSGNAKPHMHDGLDFSTSGQTAPLYATSAGTVTWAKLRGSAGNTVVIKRDNGQTAVYYHLSYISVKEGDKVQAGQEIGRAGSTGMKPGGAVHLHFIYGVPNSDDARAKTFSADANKNPTFNPAQLPNAITKQNSAFNYATDPSPYFCKTFPIQNDGLYPVLGSDTMAQYNKLFGAAPPMGVPPTTQFDPVQVAAANGDALQATAKGATSIASVLNDADGYGSLPSPPIGDFETMSPAEMMSTEAMRRFADSEWNKSITQVSSRALWVDYLRAQGVSAQLNAAIRQKKERMEALLALYTSQKLAVKRQQVDAARDRAQRADVQRSIQ